A single region of the Ziziphus jujuba cultivar Dongzao chromosome 10, ASM3175591v1 genome encodes:
- the LOC107411413 gene encoding helicase protein MOM1 isoform X3 has translation MANETRSSRKVKDDENSNSKGKQTTSKSASGSTSSDKSGLRRSAREMSSKKKMVSSPSSVRKSQRLEKLTPSPPSLRKSGRIEKKSTPRPLRRSDRDTKQSPKRSGKSLGSLFVKKKNGQKEESVKQSTDVNASQVKNGRMTARDFRALWRNSHDKVKMAGTCERTSVGSESGVRNSSKETLEDKGGMMELSHSRCKNSCRDESHGSEDGDSNDAVSKEISDENGRIIVDCFPLDKVRAPELMDFSSNKKTLDEKIGSESGKDSMPSRRKRNLVNVDSEVSAKNPSQYSIADASSSPSESTRGDLVETNGACFKRHRVDFDPARQELSSCNTILNRELHVASVMKGRGEHEATTTKGPAETCNNYTQRKESPIDIQIGGDQNTCLICKQGGKLLCCDGRGCERNYHVSCLDPPMDDVPFGVWYCPKCVMKKIESGVHSVSEGVESIWDAREVEVSDVDGLQKQKEFLVKYKGLAHIHNCWVPESKLLLDAPSLVAKFNRKNQVITWKQEWTIPQRLLQKRLLMSPKQRDQYLRDRAGDKHAGDKCDCQYEWLVKWRGLGYEHATWELENSSLFSSLDGQGLIRDYENRRKENKVVSFVEDKVPLDEIILESEKGLSIKLSHLPIESSSGLSTNHLDCINKLRELWHNSQNAVVIDEQERIKKVVAFILSLQSNVCRPFLIISAPAALNSWDDEFRRIAPSINAVVYKGHKDFRKTIRTLEFYEEGGCIILQALITTAEAIIEDLDVLKCIEWEAIVIDEFQRPKICLHSAQIKILSARMRLILSCQLKENSADCYFNMLALLDSHDVSDNSIPLLPSSSNSIGKLKERLSKYIIYGCKSEASRFKEYWVPVQLSNVQLEKYCDALISNCTLLRSFQKNDLVGSLHDILSSIRKSVQAFLNKGLKEVEYLDVGVKASAKLQLLDMMLLEIKKRGLRVLILFQPITGGTVSGTGSGRTSIGDILDDFLRQRFGTDCYERVEWGILPAKRQAALNKFNDKEHGRFVFLLETRACVPSIKLSSVDNVIIYGSDWNPVNDVKALQKITLDSQFDQIKIFRLYSSCTVEEKVLILSKQEKILDSLSRNTCHMLLMWGAAHQFETLDKFHRGNDPPSIADISFNESHLKDVFRDFLSILPLNSKESGSGNPSIIVNVQQVGGAYSTDFSLPGMRQSQLLEEGQPHIFWTKLLEGKHPQWKYSSGSSQRNRKRVQNFDEISKEQEAEIVDDAKKRRKVVSSSVELFCQKLGSDGKLIAGDKEGASETSADNLPYSLLKSSCVNKTIPSIYASSSPQLGPNFLGMPKATTSDYGERRRLLDEQKTLHLHLKPEISKLCEILQLNDLVKGMVEKFLEYVMHNHLVYREPATTLQAFQISLCWTAASLANQKIDHKSSVLLARQHLNFSCKKEEADCVYSLLRCLKKMFLYRIGNLKDAEVKECTDKQVHWLSRLVEKDVSKSIKEIQKKCQKQLTKLLQRQQEAKNELLRDYEVERAKLQNQQQTEAAVIRSCTQNNPSLRTDKLKMLDSSYMKTYEQHKQVMDTNLKELEALHLTRRDKMQQKEAKWVEEVMSWARRECLGKPPSNGPGHQLEYSRTNERIVLGDPASVCLSDEQSPEDVERSISGFRAGLPGAPENVTNEDVAFNHPVKTWTPHVGPINENDKLNTMASEQATITGLLGKSKTVNSSDDQERVASMNSCAKEQVPDDNVPPEVCEIHSSSDGSGIVATQSSCEEPIHDVAALTMPDGEVIQNVGGNFSSSADPGEIHPSTLPSSKEQNPNASLSRPGGDVLLGLPETGHLSDGVDNDVSANSSASEEVCTGLTVNEPVIEVHFRVPESVRSCCGLEYPVPVNPRSSEEQILDTASVSIPDKEIQQGVPMTLSSNDVVNVVSLNPVSSKEQIPDGAMLSNAEVSLSVPETVHDEVEVDMASANAAGVGQLEGAVNAVDEDTLLQEPSMLHQDEHTRSSTSCGKQVGDASARDKQISSQEAGHSVSQPVENEPSHQSDPDAPASDTAVQIQPLPSSSPPSGLNLLNEPSVGETRYQPNHGGHTSNHVAQASMQPVEDPVELPNLGVSQSLTGFPLHPPVDVPTGGVGTHFSDTRTTSAVPLLFSPPDPLQNEVDRLCKETADVDKNHDDMMQHLKSECEKEMDKIRQKYEIKFKEVEAEYVLKTEQLKSNRNKVLMNKFLAEALRWKCGPLGAPGTSGVKQAMNSNFAQQRVRSSMLQNAQRLSTPVGASLSSSSAANLQASVPAPNAQTIPSALAVSASPLAPLQSVSNSSTIIPTTIARPPVIGSFSSPGGNLQSVPEIRTPAPHLQPFRPSTYAAAISHPPHLRGMASQQAGRNPPSTSHALPHVSPRLPSSTYQFGPYNRPPRPNYLSALELLVEVEGGCNATPPNSSSLQPSLVQSNPSESGTNRTQVNQVSTGGSADIVCLSDDE, from the exons ATGGCAAATGAGACTCGAAGTAGTCGTAAAGTCAAGGATGATGAAAATAGCAATTCTAAAGGGAAGCAAACCACTAGCAAAAGTGCCTCGGGCTCCACAAGTTCTGATAAATCAGGGTTAAGAAGGTCTGCTAGGGAAATGTCATCAAAGAAAAAGATGGTTTCAAGCCCGTCGAGTGTTAGGAAATCTCAGCGGCTTGAGAAGTTAACCCCAAGTCCTCCAAGCTTGAGAAAATCTGGAAGAATTGAGAAAAAATCGACGCCAAGGCCGCTGAGGAGGTCAGATAGGGATACAAAACAGTCCCCTAAAAGATCGGGTAAAAGCTTGGGCTCATTGTttgtaaagaagaaaaatggacAGAAGGAGGAGAGTGTGAAACAATCAACAGATGTGAATGCTTCTCAGGTGAAAAACGGGAGGATGACTGCTCGTGATTTTAGGGCATTGTGGAGGAATTCACACGACAAAGTTAAAATGGCTG GAACTTGTGAAAGAACTTCTGTGGGCTCTGAGTCTGGTGTTAGAAATTCTTCGAAAGAAACATTAGAAGATAAAGGTGGTATGATGGAATTGTCCCACTCAAGGTGTAAGAATAGCTGCAGGGATGAATCTCATGGATCTGAAGATGGTGATAGCAATGATGCAGTGAGCAAAGAGATCAGTGATGAAAATGGAAGGATAATAGTTGATTGCTTTCCACTAGATAAGGTGAGAGCACCAGAACTGATGGATTTTTCATCCAATAAAAAGACACTAGACGAAAAGATTGGCTCTGAAAGTGGTAAGGATTCAATGCCTTCGAGGAGAAAAAGGAATCTGGTGAATGTTGATTCCGAGGTGTCGGCAAAGAATCCAAGTCAATACTCAATTGCTGATGCTAGCTCTTCACCATCTGAATCCACAAGGGGTGACCTTGTTGAGACAAATGGTGCATGTTTTAAGAGGCACAG GGTAGACTTTGATCCAGCTAGGCAGGAGTTATCCTCTTGCAACACAATCTTAAATCGAGAATTGCATGTTGCATCTGTCATGAAG GGTAGAGGGGAACATGAAGCTACTACTACCAAGGGACCTGCTGAAACGTGCAATAACTATACGCAAAGAAAGGAGTCTCCTATTGATATTCAAATAGGTGGTGATCAAAACACTTGTCTCATCTGCAAGCAGGGTGGAAAGCTCTT ATGCTGTGATGGAAGAGGGTGCGAACGAAACTATCATGTTTCTTGTCTAGATCCTCCTATGGATGATGTTCCTTTCGGAGTGTGGTACTGTCCCAAATGTGTTATGAAGAAGATAGAATCTGGTGTACATTCAGTGTCAGAGGGAGTAGAGTCAATTTGGGATGCTAGAGAAGTGGAAGTATCAGATGTTGATG GATTGCAAAAGCAAAAGGAGTTTTTGGTTAAATACAAAGGTCTTGCACATATTCACAATTGTTGGGTGCCAGAAAGTAAGCTGCTTCTTGATGCTCCATCACTTGTTGCAAAATTCAACCGAAAAAACCAG gtCATAACTTGGAAACAAGAATGGACAATTCCACAACGTTTGCTACAAAAAAGATTGTTGATGTCCCCAAAGCAGCGTGACCAGTATCTTAGAGACCGTGCTGGTGATAAACATGCTGGTGATAAGTGTGATTGCCAATATGAATGGCTTGTCAAATGGCGTGGTCTTGGTTATGAACATGCTACATGGGAGTTGGAGAATTCTTCATTATTTAGTTCACTTGATGGTCAGGGCCTTATTCGAGATTATGAAAATCGACGCAAGGAGAATAAAGTCGTTTCTTTTGTTGAAGATAAGGTACCCCTGGATGAGATA ATACTAGAGAGTGAAAAAGGTCTATCTATTAAGTTGTCACACCTTCCAATTGAAAGTTCATCTGGATTAAGTACTAATCATCTGGATTGCATTAACAAGTTACGCGAGCTTTGGCACAATAGTCAGAATGCTGTTGTTATTGATGAACAG GAACGGATAAAGAAGGTGGTTGCATTTATTCTGTCTTTGCAGTCTAATGTTTGTCGACCTTTTCTCATCATCTCAGCTCCTGCTGCACTTAATTCTTGGGATGATGAATTCCGTAGAATAGCACCTTCTATCAATGCTGTGGTCTATAAAGGACACAAAGATTTTCGGAAAACTATTAGGACACTGGAATTCTATGAGGAGGGTGGTTGTATTATACTTCAAGCACTTATAACAACGGCAGAAGCTATTATAGAG GATCTAGATGTGCTGAAGTGCATAGAATGGGAAGCAATTGTAATTGACGAGTTTCAACGTCCTAAAATCTGTTTGCACTCTGCTCAAATTAAGATTCTATCTGCTAGAATGAGGCTTATTCTGAGCTGTCAACTTAAG GAAAATTCTGCTGACTGCTATTTTAATATGCTAGCTCTGCTTGACTCTCATGATGTTTCCGATAATAGCATCCCCTTGCTACCCAGTTCCAGTAACAGCATTGGTAAACTAAAGGAGAGGTTgtccaaatatattatatatggatGCAAATCAGAAGCTTCAAGATTTAAAGAGTATTGGGTTCCTGTACAGCTATCCAATGTGCAGCTTGAGAAGTACTGTGATGCTCTGATTTCAAACTGCACATTACTTCGCTCCTTTCAGAAGAATGATCTTGTTGGATCCCTGCATGATATTCTTTCATCTATTCGAAAG TCAGTACAGGCATTTCTTAATAAAGGACTTAAAGAAGTTGAGTACTTGGATGTTGGAGTAAAAGCAAGTGCCAAGCTTCAACTTCTTGACATGATGCTTTTGGAGATAAAGAAGAGAGGTTTAAGAGTGCTCATCCTTTTTCAG CCCATTACTGGAGGGACTGTTTCTGGAACTGGTTCTGGAAGGACTTCTATAGGAGATATTTTAGATGACTTCCTGAGACAAAGGTTTGGTACAGATTGTTATGAACGTGTTGAGTGGGGAATTCTCCCTGCTAAGAGACAAGCTGCTTTGAACAAGTTCAATGACAAAGAGCATGGTAGATTTGTGTTTTTATTAGAAACCCGTGCTTGTGTTCCCAGCATCAAACTTTCATCAGTTGATAATGTCATCATATATGGTAGCGATTGGAACCCAGTAAATGATGTAAAAGCCCTACAAAAGATAACACTTGATTCCCAGTTTGACCAGATAAAAATATTTCGATTGTATTCATCTTGTACTGTGGAAGAAAAGGTTCTAATCCTTTCAAAGCAAGAGAAGATTCTTGATAGTTTAAGCCGGAATACTTGTCATATGCTGCTCATGTGGGGGGCAGCTCATCAATTTGAAACTTTGGATAAGTTCCATCGTGGAAATGATCCACCCTCCATTGCGGATATCTCATTTAATGAATCACATTTGAAAGATGTTTTCCGGGACTTTTTGTCAATACTTCCTTTAAACAGCAAAGAGAGTGGCTCAGGGAATCCCTCGATCATTGTGAATGTTCAACAAGTTGGAGGAGCTTACAGTACAGATTTTTCATTGCCTGGTATGCGACAAAGCCAATTATTGGAAGAAGGGCAGCCCCatatattttggacaaaattgttGGAGGGAAAACATCCTCAGTGGAAATATTCTTCTGGTTCATCTCAGAGGAATCGGAAAAGGGTACAAAATTTTGATGAGATATCAAAAGAACAGGAAGCTGAGATTGTTGATGATGCTAAGAAGCGCAGGAAGGTTGTCAGTAGTAGTGTAGAGCTGTTCTGCCAGAAACTTGGATCAGATGGAAAATTAATTGCTGGAGACAAGGAAG GAGCTTCTGAAACATCAGCAGATAATCTACCATATTCTTTGCTCAAGTCATCATGTGTGAATAAAACAATCCCTTCAATCTATGCTTCTAGTTCACCTCAGTTGGGGCCTAATTTCTTAGGAATGCCTAAGGCTACAACTTCTGATTatggagaaagaagaagattgCTTGATGAACAAAAGACTCTTCATCTTCATTTGAAGCCAGAGATATCAAAACTATGTGAAATCCTACAACTCAAT GATCTTGTTAAGGGTATGGTTGAAAAGTTTCTTGAGTATGTAATGCATAACCATCTAGTCTATAGAGAACCAGCAACAACATTGCAGGCTTTTCAGATATCTCTG TGTTGGACTGCAGCATCTTTGGCGAATCAAAAAATTGATCACAAGAGTTCAGTTTTGCTAGCaagacaacatctcaattttaGCTGCAAGAAAGAAGAGGCAGATTGTGTTTATTCATTGTTGAGATGtcttaaaaaaatgtttctaTATCGTATCGGGAACCTAAAAGATGCAGAGGTTAAAGAATGCACTGACAAACAGGTTCATTGGCTATCAAGATTGGTAGAGAAAGACGTCTCAAAAAGTATTAAAGAAATTCAGAAGAAGTGCCAAAAGCAGTTGACAAAACTCCTTCAAAGGCAACAGGAAGCGAAAAATGAGCTTTTGCGAGACTACGAGGTAGAAAGGGCAAAGCTACAGAATCAGCAGCAGACAGAAGCAGCTGTCATTCGTTCATGCACACAGAATAATCCTTCATTGAGAACAGATAAACTAAAAATGTTGGACAGTTCATATATGAAAACATATGAACAGCACAAACAAGTGATGGACACGAATCTTAAGGAACTTGAGGCACTGCATTTGACTAGAAGAGATAAGATGCAGCAGAAGGAGGCTAAGTGGGTGGAAGAGGTGATGTCCTGGGCTCGTAGAGAATGTTTAGGCAAGCCACCTTCAAATGGACCTGGCCATCAGTTGGAATATTCAAGGACTAATGAGCGAATTGTTCTTGGTGATCCTGCTTCGGTTTGTCTTTCAGATGAGCAGAGTCCTGAGGATGTTGAGCGTAGCATATCAGGGTTTAGGGCTGGACTACCTGGAGCTCCAGAAAATGTTACCAATGAAGATGTGGCATTTAACCATCCTGTCAAAACATGGACTCCTCATGTTGGCCCCATCAATGagaatgataaattaaataccatGGCTTCTGAGCAAGCGACAATTACTGGTCTTTTGGGGAAAAGCAAAACTGTTAATTCAAGTGATGATCAAGAGCGGGTAGCATCTATGAATTCTTGTGCCAAAGAACAGGTTCCAGATGATAATGTTCCACCAGAAGTGTGTGAAATTCACAGCTCAAGTGATGGTTCAGGGATAGTTGCCACTCAGTCTTCATGTGAAGAACCTATTCATGATGTAGCCGCCTTAACCATGCCTGATGGAGAGGTTATACAGAATGTTGGTGGGAATTTCAGTTCAAGTGCTGATCCAGGGGAAATCCACCCATCAACTCTTCCTTCTTCCAAAGAACAGAATCCCAATGCTTCTTTAAGCAGGCCTGGTGGAGATGTTCTTTTGGGATTGCCTGAGACTGGCCATTTGAGTGATGGTGTGGATAATGATGTTTCTGCGAATTCATCTGCATCTGAAGAAGTCTGTACTGGATTGACCGTAAATGAGCCAGTTATAGAGGTCCATTTTAGAGTGCCTGAATCTGTCCGTTCTTGTTGTGGCTTAGAATATCCTGTCCCAGTAAATCCACGCTCATCTGAAGAACAAATTTTGGATACAGCCTCAGTAAGCATTCCTGATAAAGAGATCCAGCAGGGAGTGCCTATGACTCTAAGTTCAAATGATGTTGTAAATGTTGTCTCTTTGAATCCAGTGTCATCTAAAGAACAAATTCCAGACGGAGCCATGTTGTCTAATGCTGAAGTTTCATTGTCAGTGCCTGAAACTGTTCACGATGAAGTGGAGGTTGATATGGCATCAGCTAATGCTGCTGGTGTCGGTCAGCTTGAAGGAGCAGTTAATGCTGTTGACGAAGATACTCTTCTCCAGGAGCCATCTATG CTGCACCAAGATGAACATACTCGATCATCTACATCTTGTGGAAAGCAAGTTGGAGATGCTTCAGCACGTGATAAGCAGATTTCTTCTCAAGAAGCTGGGCATTCAGTGTCCCAACCTGTTGAGAATGAACCATCCCATCAATCTGACCCTGATGCACCAGCCTCTGACACTGCTGTGCAAATTCAGCCATTGCCATCTTCAAGTCCACCTTCTGGCCTTAATCTGCTTAATGAACCTTCAGTTGGTGAAACTCGATATCAGCCAAACCATGGAGGCCATACCTCCAATCATGTTGCTCAGGCTTCAATGCAACCTGTCGAGGACCCTGTGGAGCTTCCAAATCTGGGTGTTTCACAGTCTCTAACAGGTTTTCCATTACATCCTCCTGTAGATGTGCCTACTGGTGGAGTGGGAACGCATTTTTCAGACACAAGGACTACATCAGCGGTGCCTCTGCTCTTTTCTCCACCTGACCCACTTCAAAATGAAGTGGATAGACTGTGTAAAGAAACTGCTGATGTCGATAAGAATCATGATGATATG ATGCAGCATTTGAAATCTGAATGTGAGAAAGAGATGGATAAAATTCGTCAGAAGTACGAAATTAAATTTAAGGAGGTTGAGGCTGAATATGTGCTTAAGACAGAGCAACTGAAATCAAATCGTAACAAGGTATTGATGAATAAATTTTTGGCTGAGGCTTTACGGTGGAAGTGTGGGCCTCTTGGGGCACCAGGTACATCTGGAGTCAAGCAAG CTATGAATTCCAATTTTGCGCAACAGAGGGTTCGGTCATCAATGCTGCAAAATGCTCAAAGACTTTCCACACCAGTCGGTGCATCTTTGTCCAGCTCTAGTGCTGCCAATCTGCAGGCCTCAGTGCCTGCACCCAATGCTCAGACTATCCCATCTGCACTTGCAGTCAGCGCAAGTCCCCTAGCTCCTTTGCAGTCTGTTTCTAATTCGTCTACCATCATTCCAACCACTATAGCAAGACCACCAGTCATCGGTTCATTCTCCTCTCCTGGAGGAAATCTCCAAAGTGTGCCTGAGATTCGGACCCCAGCTCCTCATCTCCAACCCTTCCGACCTTCAACTTATGCAGCTGCAATCAGTCACCCACCTCACCTGCGTGGCATGGCAAGTCAACAAGCAGGTCGAAACCCCCCTTCAACTTCACATGCACTTCCCCATGTATCACCTCGACTACCATCCTCTACATACCAATTTGGTCCTTATAATAGGCCTCCTCGTCCTAACTATTTATCTGCCTTGGAGTTACTCGTAGAAGTTGAGGGTGGTTGTAATGCAACTCCGCCAAATAGTTCTTCCTTGCAACCAAGTTTGGTTCAGTCTAACCCTTCTGAATCGGGCACAAATAGGACGCAGGTTAACCAAGTCTCCACTGGTGGATCTGCTGATATTGTTTGTTTGTCGGATGATGAATAA